The Halotia branconii CENA392 region CTATGTAGATTCTGGATCTACAGATGGAAGTTTAGTACTAGCTAAATCTTTAGGCGTGCATGTAGTAGAGCTGGATTTATTAATTCCTTTTACTGCTGCTCGTGCTAGAAATGCGGGGTTTGAACACTTGTTACAAGTAGAACCAAATATTGAATTTGTTCAGTTTGTAGATGGTGACTGTCGAGTGGTCAAGGGATGGTTAAAACTTGCTATAGATGAGTTTTTGACTCAACCAGATGTTGTAGTAGTGTGTGGCCGACGGCGTGAAGAATTTCCTACTCAGTCTATTTACAATCGCCTGTGTGACATCGAATGGGACACTCCTGTTGGTGAAGCTAAAGCCTGTGGCGGCGATTCAATGATGCGTGTGAAAGCCCTCAAACAGGTTGGAGGATTTAATCCGACTTTAATTGCCGGCGAAGAACCAGAATTGTGTGTGCGGCTGCGTCAGGCAGGTGGCAAAGTTTTACGGATAGATGCAGAAATGACATTACATGATGCTCAAATTACTCATCTGAGTCAATGGTGGAAGCGATCGCAGCGAGCCGGTCATGCGTATGCTGAAGGAGCATGGTTACACGGTGATAGTCCTGAACGCCATTGGCTCAAAGAAAGCCACAGTATTTGGTTGTGGGGTTTAATTTTACCACTCCTAGCTATTACGACTGCATGGTTAACTTGGGGTTTGAGCATCGTTTTTCTAGTGATGCTTTATACGCTATTAATGTATCGCGTATATCAAAGTACCGTGCAACGAGGACTGAAGTTAAAAGATGCGCTTGTTTACTCCTTATCTTGTGTAATAGCGAAATTTCCGCAAGTGCAAGGACAAATCCAATTTCACATTTCCCGGTTGCTTAAACGGCAGCGTACTTTAGTCGAATACAAAAAAGCAACCTCAAATTAAACACTACTTGATTTTGAAATATTTTGTACTGCTAGTTACGGAAGTATCTACAGACTTTTTGTCCAGAGGTAAATCATGAAACAAGGTAGCCCATTGGCACCCCTAACTGAAAAATCTTCTAAAGTCCGTTTTTACTTTCTTGATGCCTTTAGAGGACTCGCTGCATTGTGGGTTGTTCTGTATCATGCTGAGTCGGGCAATCATATCACTCAATTAAGCAAATTTCTACCCGAATGGATTGTACTTGTAGTCTTCAAATGGGGACATCTGGGTGTATCTATATTCTTTGTCTTAAGTGGTTTCGTGATTGCACATTCGTTACGAGCTAAGAAGATTAATCTAGCCTACTTCAGTAATTTTACTTTAGGTAGATTTATCCGGTTGAGTATACCTTATTACGCATCAATCGTTTTAGTTCTCTGCTTGATGGTTATCTCGTCCAAGGTTAAAGGCGAAGTATTAGTACTACCATCTTTAGAAAGTCTGTTAGCGCATCTATTATATCTTCAAGAAATTCTTGGACTAAAGCAGATTAATACTGTCTACTGGACTCTGTGTCTAGAAATGCAGTTTTATGTGATTTTCTGTTTGGTATTAGGTTTATCACAGAAGTTAGATGATTTTAAAAATGTGAACTCTGGTCGAGCATTAATTTTTGTCCCTGTATCTGTGCTTGCTGCTGTGTGTTCACTACAAGTCTTCAACAATCATCTCTGGTCTGCATTGTTTCTGCCCTATTGGTATAGTTTTCTTCTGGGAGCTTTTGCTTATTGGTCATATACCAATGTGTTGAAGCCTGTATATTTCTACTTTTATTGTGCAGTTATAACGTTTATATCTATCAGCGATCACTCATTATTCATGTTTACCTGTGTTATTGTCGCAACTCTGTTTTTAGAAGTTGGACGAACTAATCGTCTGCAAATTTGGCTAAACTGGCGTTGGCTACAATTTATCAGTTTGATCTCGTACAGCCTTTACCTTGTGCATAATCCAATTACTGGTGCGACATTCCTGGCAGGATTTAAACTACTAGGTCATTTTGTTTGGACTGAAGTCTTTTTGTTAATAGTTACTATTATGGCGTGTACTGTCTGTGCTTGGATTATGTGGAAATTGGTAGAACAACCATCCATAGAGCTTAGTAGAAAAGTCAAGTAAGCTAATCTTGATCTGAATCTTGAAGATACACAAAAACTTTAATCTGTTGCAGATGTAATAGGAAGTTACAATACATCTGTTGGCTTGCTAGGCGATCGCTTTTATGTTGGGTCAGTTACTAGACGGACGCTATAAAATTCTTCAAACCTTGGGTTCTGGTGGCTTTAGTCATACCTATATTGCCGAAGATACCAAACTTTACAACACTCGCTGTGTAGTTAAACAACTCAAGCCGCAAGCAACTGACCCCAAGCATTTGCAATTAGCCAGAAGATTATTCGACTCCGAAGCCCAACTTTTGCACGAATTGGGTAATCATAATCAAATACCCCAACTACTGGCTCATTTTGAAGAAAACCAGGAATTTTATTTAGTTCAGCAATTTATCCCAGGTCATCCTTTAAGCCGTGAACTGACACCTGGAAAACGGTGGAGTGAGGCTTATGTCATCGCCTTATTACAAAGTATCCTTGAGCCTTTAGTCTTTGTCCATCAAAATCATGTCATTCACCGAGATATCAAACCTCCTAACTTAATTCGACGGCAATCTGATGGCCAGATTGTCTTGATTGATTTTGGAGCCGTCAAACAGATTGGTACTAGAGTATTGAGTCCTCAAGGACAAACTAGAATGACTGTATGCATTGGCACACCTGGCTATATGCCTAGTGAACAAAGTCAGGGTTGTCCCAAATTAAGTAGCGATATTTATGCGGTAGGTTTGATTTGTATCCAAGCCTTAACAGGATTAATGCCTGACCATTTGAAAGAAGATCCCCAAACTGCTGAGATTATTTGGCGTGACTTAGTATCTGTTGATCCAGAACTGGGTGATGTTTTAGATAAAATGGTACGCTATGACTTCAGGCAGCGATACCAGTCAGCCGCAGAAGCGTTGGCTAGAGTACAAAAGCTGGCAAATACTTATGCATTAACATCACAGTCAGTTACTCGCACATATACACCGATTCTTGAACATAGTCATACTCAACCACCCCTTTTTTCTGTACCGCCCCCAGTTCTACCTCAATACAGTCGAGAAGTTGCTTTTCCAGCTAAACTTTTATCGCCTCTAAAACCATTCGTAATAGACCATTACCTAAGGGTAGGATGGAGCTTTTATTTTCAATGGATATTAGCGAGTGTTTTTGGTTACGCTGGAGGATTTTTTATTGGGTTTGGTCTTCTGGGAAATTTAGGTGAGGTAGCCTCTATTTGTTTTTGTGGATTAGCTGTGGGAGTTAAGCAATGGATAGTGCTACGGCGGAAAGTTTCACAGCCTTCTTGGGAATGGGTTTTGGCAACTACTCTGGCTGTTGTGATTACTTTTTTTCTCAGTGGATTAACTAACCTTAAAGATTTTATTTTTTTACATGGATTTATTATTGGCATTGGGCAATGGTTCGTACTGCGGCGATTAGTTTACCGAGCTGGTTGGTGGATATTAGTGAATGCCATTGGTGGTTGGATTGGTGGAATTATTTCTGGAGTAATGCTGCTGTGGTTGTTACAAAGACCGAAAAGCACGAGCAATCCTTGAGTGATGAAAATTATATTTTATAGAAAGCGGTGAGAAACTCTATCCCTTCATCAGTGGTCAAGGTTGCTCCTCCCGCTGCTTGGGCATTGGACATGGGGAAGAAGTTATATCATGTCTAGTGAAAGACTTTTAAATGCGTAACAGCTTACTATACGAAACGAAAAATTAACGGGTAACGATAGGGTACATGAGGTTGGTTCAGAACATTAACTATGGCAACAATTGGCATGATAATACTGACCACCCATAGCCCAGCCAATAACACAAATCCAATCCCAATAAAAATCAACAAACCAAATATAATCCCATAAATGAAGAGATTAATGTGAAAATTAAGGGATTCTTTAGCGTTTTCTTTAACAATAGGGTCGTTATTGATTAATAAAATCGCTATGGGTATCCCAATCGAGATAACTGTAGAACTAAAAAATATCGCTCCGTGAGATAAAGCAGACAAAAGCTTACTTTGTGGTGAGTTTTCCATAACACAATATTCTCCTTTGTATTTGGCGATCGCTACCTTTGGATTTTATGATCTCAACTCGGTATTGCCATCATTTTGCCAGAAAATATTAACACCCCATCCCAAAGCAGCCAATCCTAACAATAAAGGAGTCAACCAATCACCCCAACGCACATACAAAGTTTGTGTTTGCCGTCGATAAATAGTTTCGGCGTGAGTTTCATAAGTATTATATCCAGATATCCACAAGGTTTTGCCGTGAGGATTTACAAAAGCTGAATATCCTGTATTAGTTGCCCGCACTGTCCATCTATCAGTTTCTATCGCCCGCATAATATCTTGGGCGTGGTGTTGCAAGGGCATGGGCGTACTGTAATGGGCATCATTAGAAGAACTGAGGATAAATTGCCCACCATTTGCAGCTTGACGGCGAAATACTTCAGGAAATGCCGATTCATAACAAATACCAACGATCGCCCGTCCAAATGGCGTATCAAACACTTGATTTGCTAAACCTGGAACTTGGTGTTCATCTAAAGGCGACAAGCGCTGAACTATACCACCCAAAATGTTTTCAAAGGGAATATATTCGCCTAAGGGTACTAGTTTGGCTTTATCGTAACGGCTGGTAATTTCACCTTTATCTGTAACATTAAATAAGCTGTTGGTATAACTGCGTCCTCGTTCTCCAAAAGCCCCAATCCAGGCAACTACATTTTTTTCCTGTACTGCTGAGACGAAAGAAGTTGAAAGCAAGTCGTGCTGAAAAAAAGGCAAAGCCCCCTCTGGGGTGAGAACTGCATTTACACCTTGATCTACTAAAGTTAAATACCCATTGGTATAACCTGTCAGGGCGCGACGCAAACCTTCGGGGATGAGTTTAATTTTATTAGGGATATTACCTTGAATAATTCCTACTTTTAAGGCGGCGGCTGGTGGTTCAGCGATAGGACGAATATATAAAATTAAGCCAATAAGATGGCAAATGATAAATATACCACTGGCGATCGCTAAATATTTATTTCTGTGTTGACGATTGATCCAAGCTTCGGCAACTAAGCCATTGACAGCTGCGATCGCGGCTGTCACAGTATTAGGGCCAGAAAGTTGACCAAGGTGTAAAATTACCAGATCATGCGGTGACTGAGTATAAGCCAAAGAACTCCACCACAAAGGGCCAGCACTCCACAGACTTTCTAAACCACACCAAACAGCTGTACCAATTAAAACACGTAACCACGGTTTTTGCTGGGCAAGACGAGCCATCACAGTTGCCCAAATAGCAACGAATATTCCTCCCCAAAGGCTAACGAACGCCCAACAAAACAGGGTAATTGCCAAACTCGGCCACCAAGGAACACCCAACCAAGTCATCGGATGAATGCCAGTAATCCAAGATAAGGCGACACCGTGGTAGCCAATACCCCAAGCTGAAGCAATTAAAAATGAAGACTTTTCTCCAGAATTTTTAATTTTTAATTTTTCATTTTTAATTATGAAAACCCACAGAGGGGCTAAGGCAATCCACCCTAAAAACCATGCGCCAACTGGGGCTACGGTTAGCCCCATTACAACCCCACTTAAGAAGGATAAAGTGTAAAGGCTAAAAACTGAAAACCGCTTTTTGTCGGATACTTCATATTTCATCCTTCACCTTTGATCCTTTATTCTGCTTCTTCTGTTTCTGCTTCTGCTTCACTAGCAGCATCGGGAGGAACTATGGCCACCCCTGTAATTGCGTCATCTTCGTCGAGACGTTGCACTCTTACCCCAGTAGCCGATCGCGACTGTACCGAAATTGCATTCACTGCTTGACGAATGATAATACCGCGATTTGTCACCATCATGATCTCGTCGTCATTGTTGACAATACCCAGGGTAGCTAATTTGTCTTTGGTTTTGCGGTTTTTAAATTTGGTGGCCATTAAACCTTGACCGGCGCGATTTTGCAGTCTAAATTGAGCAACTGGTACGCGTTTGCCGTAACCTCCCATTGTGATTACTAATACCCAAGGGCCGACATTACCGTTGCTTGGTATTTCTGTAACTTCTTCGTTAATTTCGATTTCTTCGGTTTCAACTTCTTCAATTTCCACTTCATCTGGATTCAAGGTGTCCAAAATGGCTGCTGGAAGAATATCCATCCCTACCAATTCATCACCCTTTTTCAGTTTCATTGATTTCACTCCACGAGTAGCCCTACTTAAAGGACGTAGTTGTTCGTGGGTACATCTAAAGTGAATCGCCATACCCAGACGAGAACCAACGATTATGCTGTCTTCAACTCTGGCGCGTCGCACCCAGCGCAGTTGATCGCCTTCTTCTAAAGAAATAGCAATTAAGCCATTTGCCCGAATATGACTAAAGGCTGCTAATTCGGTTTTTTTGATATTGCCGCCTTTGGTGAGCATAACTAAATATTCATCGCTGCTAAACTCACTGACTGGGACAATGGAGGTGATTTTTTCGGCTCTGGGAATGGGTAGCATTTGCACAATGGGCGTACCGCGACTGGTACGGGAACCCACGGGGATTTGGTAAGCTTTGAGGCAGTACACTACACCGCGATCGCTAAAGAATAAAACGCTGTCATGATCGCAGCAAGTCAAGAAATGTTCAACGGTGTCATCAATTTTGACCTTGGCTGCGGCTTTCCCTCTAGTGGCACGGTTTTGAGCCTCGAAGGTATTAACGGGCATCCGTTTGATGTAACCTTGCTCTGTAAGAAGAATGATCGCCTTTTCATTGGCAATCAAGTCACGTTCATCAATTTCTCCTTCTGCATGGGTGATGACTGTGCGTCTAGGAGTAGCAAAGCTTGTTTTGATTTGGGCGATTTCGGTTTCAATAATTTCTAGCACCCGTTCTCGCCGTGCCAAAATATCTTGTAAATCAGCGATTTGTGTTTGTAAATCCTCGTGTTCTTGGCGAATTTTGTCTGCTTCTAAAGCAGTTAACCGCCGTAATTGCATCTGTAAAATGGCATCGGCTTGTACTTCTGAAAGCCCGTAATTTGTGATCAATTCGCCTTTAGCTGTGGGGGCATCCGGTGCATGACGAATTAAGGTAATAATCACATCTAAATGAGATAAAGCAATTAATAACCCTTGCAAAAGATGGTCGCGTTCTTCAGCTTTTCGCAGTTCGTAGCGGGTACGTCTGGCAATAGATTCGATGCGAAAATCGAGGAATACTTCTAAGAATTGTTTGAGGGTGAGGATTTGGGGTTCACCATTCACTAAAGCCAACATGTTAGCCCCAAAGTTGGCTTGCAGTGGGGTTTGTTTATAAAGGTTGTTTAGTACTACACGGGGATAGGCATCGCGCTTAAGTTCGATGACGATTCTCATGCCGTCGCGATCGCTTTCATCCCGAATATCTGCAATTCCCTCAATCCGCTTGTCATTCACCAACTCGGCGATTTTTTCAATCAGCGCTGCTTTGTTGGTTTGGTAGGGCAATTCGGTAATAATAATTGCTTCTCTTTCTGGCCGTCCCCGCTGTTCAATAGTTTCAATATTGGCAACACCGCGCATGGTAATCGAACCACGCCCAGTAGTATAAGCTTCTCTAATTGATGCCGTTCCTAGAATCTGCGCCCCAGTGGGAAAGTCTGGCCCTTGGACATACTGCATTAACTCCAAGTTGGTGATTTCTGGATTGTGAATTAGTGCCACTAAGCCATCAATCAATTCGCCTAAGTTGTGGGGAGGGATATTAGTCGCCATACCCACGGCAATCCCCGAAGATCCATTTAGCAGCAGTTGGGGAATCCGTGATGGTAAAACTGTAGGTTCTTGTTGAGAACCGTCGAAGTTATCAGCAAAGTCTACGGTTTCTGATTCGATGTCTTGCAGTAGGGCGGCACTGGTTAAAGCCTGTAAGCGGCATTCTGTGTATCGCATTGCCGCTGGCGGATCGTTGTCTACTGAACCGAAGTTACCATGCCCATTAATTAGGGGCGATCGCATCGAAAAATCCTGCGCCATCCGCACTAACGCATCGTATACTGCCGTATCGCCGTGGGGGTGATATTTACCCAGCACTTCCCCGACTACACGGGCGCATTTCCGAAAAGGTCGATCTGCGCTTAAACCCAACTCGTGCATAGCGTAGAGGATGCGGCGATGCACAGGTTTTAGACCATCCCTGGCATCTGGCAGCGCCCGACCCACTATTACACTCATGGCGTATTCGAGATAAGATCGGGACATTTCGTTCCGCAGATCTGTTGGGATAATCCTCTCCTGTGAGAATGTCATAACCTAGAAAACTCCAAAAAATGTAGATTGTAGCCCTTACAGTTGACAAAGCGCCAAATTATTCCAAATTTTCCTTGAATAATTGCCATATTTTGATACAATTCTAACATAATACTGTCTTTTTTTGCTAGGTCAGTTAACTCAGATATCTTGCCAAAACTCTTGTCAAAAAAGAGTTAATGATTGTCGCTTTATTTGCAGTCAAAATTTCAAACATAAATTATTAATTTAAAATTTAAACTCTAGTATCTAGTGTTGAGTTTGATTTGTAGCAGAGGTCTTTATTTGGTGGCACTATTTAATTTTCTATTGAATAACTTTAATGGAACATCAAATATTTAATCTTATCTTTTTGGATATTAAATACTATTTAATTTAATAGAACGTTTTATTACTAAGGAAGTTATCATTTTTCCTAATATATTTAATAGGTTGTACAAATGATTGAAGGTTATTTGAAAATAGTAATTTAAGTCGCAAGATAGTGTTAATGTTTCTACGTCATCCCTTAAGCTTAGGCTATGAATTGGAAAAGTATTGATGAATAAGGAAATAAATCCCAACCAAGCAGAAAAAATAA contains the following coding sequences:
- a CDS encoding glycosyltransferase; translation: MQPVGIVIIGRNEGDRLKDCLISVIGESVTIVYVDSGSTDGSLVLAKSLGVHVVELDLLIPFTAARARNAGFEHLLQVEPNIEFVQFVDGDCRVVKGWLKLAIDEFLTQPDVVVVCGRRREEFPTQSIYNRLCDIEWDTPVGEAKACGGDSMMRVKALKQVGGFNPTLIAGEEPELCVRLRQAGGKVLRIDAEMTLHDAQITHLSQWWKRSQRAGHAYAEGAWLHGDSPERHWLKESHSIWLWGLILPLLAITTAWLTWGLSIVFLVMLYTLLMYRVYQSTVQRGLKLKDALVYSLSCVIAKFPQVQGQIQFHISRLLKRQRTLVEYKKATSN
- a CDS encoding acyltransferase family protein; translated protein: MKQGSPLAPLTEKSSKVRFYFLDAFRGLAALWVVLYHAESGNHITQLSKFLPEWIVLVVFKWGHLGVSIFFVLSGFVIAHSLRAKKINLAYFSNFTLGRFIRLSIPYYASIVLVLCLMVISSKVKGEVLVLPSLESLLAHLLYLQEILGLKQINTVYWTLCLEMQFYVIFCLVLGLSQKLDDFKNVNSGRALIFVPVSVLAAVCSLQVFNNHLWSALFLPYWYSFLLGAFAYWSYTNVLKPVYFYFYCAVITFISISDHSLFMFTCVIVATLFLEVGRTNRLQIWLNWRWLQFISLISYSLYLVHNPITGATFLAGFKLLGHFVWTEVFLLIVTIMACTVCAWIMWKLVEQPSIELSRKVK
- a CDS encoding protein kinase domain-containing protein; the encoded protein is MLGQLLDGRYKILQTLGSGGFSHTYIAEDTKLYNTRCVVKQLKPQATDPKHLQLARRLFDSEAQLLHELGNHNQIPQLLAHFEENQEFYLVQQFIPGHPLSRELTPGKRWSEAYVIALLQSILEPLVFVHQNHVIHRDIKPPNLIRRQSDGQIVLIDFGAVKQIGTRVLSPQGQTRMTVCIGTPGYMPSEQSQGCPKLSSDIYAVGLICIQALTGLMPDHLKEDPQTAEIIWRDLVSVDPELGDVLDKMVRYDFRQRYQSAAEALARVQKLANTYALTSQSVTRTYTPILEHSHTQPPLFSVPPPVLPQYSREVAFPAKLLSPLKPFVIDHYLRVGWSFYFQWILASVFGYAGGFFIGFGLLGNLGEVASICFCGLAVGVKQWIVLRRKVSQPSWEWVLATTLAVVITFFLSGLTNLKDFIFLHGFIIGIGQWFVLRRLVYRAGWWILVNAIGGWIGGIISGVMLLWLLQRPKSTSNP
- a CDS encoding DUF4870 domain-containing protein encodes the protein MENSPQSKLLSALSHGAIFFSSTVISIGIPIAILLINNDPIVKENAKESLNFHINLFIYGIIFGLLIFIGIGFVLLAGLWVVSIIMPIVAIVNVLNQPHVPYRYPLIFRFV
- the lnt gene encoding apolipoprotein N-acyltransferase, with amino-acid sequence MKYEVSDKKRFSVFSLYTLSFLSGVVMGLTVAPVGAWFLGWIALAPLWVFIIKNEKLKIKNSGEKSSFLIASAWGIGYHGVALSWITGIHPMTWLGVPWWPSLAITLFCWAFVSLWGGIFVAIWATVMARLAQQKPWLRVLIGTAVWCGLESLWSAGPLWWSSLAYTQSPHDLVILHLGQLSGPNTVTAAIAAVNGLVAEAWINRQHRNKYLAIASGIFIICHLIGLILYIRPIAEPPAAALKVGIIQGNIPNKIKLIPEGLRRALTGYTNGYLTLVDQGVNAVLTPEGALPFFQHDLLSTSFVSAVQEKNVVAWIGAFGERGRSYTNSLFNVTDKGEITSRYDKAKLVPLGEYIPFENILGGIVQRLSPLDEHQVPGLANQVFDTPFGRAIVGICYESAFPEVFRRQAANGGQFILSSSNDAHYSTPMPLQHHAQDIMRAIETDRWTVRATNTGYSAFVNPHGKTLWISGYNTYETHAETIYRRQTQTLYVRWGDWLTPLLLGLAALGWGVNIFWQNDGNTELRS
- the gyrA gene encoding DNA topoisomerase (ATP-hydrolyzing) subunit A, producing the protein MTFSQERIIPTDLRNEMSRSYLEYAMSVIVGRALPDARDGLKPVHRRILYAMHELGLSADRPFRKCARVVGEVLGKYHPHGDTAVYDALVRMAQDFSMRSPLINGHGNFGSVDNDPPAAMRYTECRLQALTSAALLQDIESETVDFADNFDGSQQEPTVLPSRIPQLLLNGSSGIAVGMATNIPPHNLGELIDGLVALIHNPEITNLELMQYVQGPDFPTGAQILGTASIREAYTTGRGSITMRGVANIETIEQRGRPEREAIIITELPYQTNKAALIEKIAELVNDKRIEGIADIRDESDRDGMRIVIELKRDAYPRVVLNNLYKQTPLQANFGANMLALVNGEPQILTLKQFLEVFLDFRIESIARRTRYELRKAEERDHLLQGLLIALSHLDVIITLIRHAPDAPTAKGELITNYGLSEVQADAILQMQLRRLTALEADKIRQEHEDLQTQIADLQDILARRERVLEIIETEIAQIKTSFATPRRTVITHAEGEIDERDLIANEKAIILLTEQGYIKRMPVNTFEAQNRATRGKAAAKVKIDDTVEHFLTCCDHDSVLFFSDRGVVYCLKAYQIPVGSRTSRGTPIVQMLPIPRAEKITSIVPVSEFSSDEYLVMLTKGGNIKKTELAAFSHIRANGLIAISLEEGDQLRWVRRARVEDSIIVGSRLGMAIHFRCTHEQLRPLSRATRGVKSMKLKKGDELVGMDILPAAILDTLNPDEVEIEEVETEEIEINEEVTEIPSNGNVGPWVLVITMGGYGKRVPVAQFRLQNRAGQGLMATKFKNRKTKDKLATLGIVNNDDEIMMVTNRGIIIRQAVNAISVQSRSATGVRVQRLDEDDAITGVAIVPPDAASEAEAETEEAE